A single region of the Oncorhynchus keta strain PuntledgeMale-10-30-2019 chromosome 4, Oket_V2, whole genome shotgun sequence genome encodes:
- the mak gene encoding serine/threonine-protein kinase MAK isoform X2, translated as MNRYTQLKQLGDGTYGSVLMGKSNESGELVAIKRMKRKFYSWEECMNLREVKSLKKLNHANVVKLKEVIRENDHLYFVFEYMKENLYQLMKDRNKLFPESAIRNISFQILQGLSFIHKHGFFHRDMKPENLLCMGPELVKIADFGLAREIRSRPPYTDYVSTRWYRAPEVLLRSSIYSSPIDMWAVGCIMAELYTLRPLFPGNSEVDEIFKICQVLGTVKKSDWPEGYQLASAMNFRFPQCVPTHLKTLIPNASTEAITLMKDLLMWDPKKRPTAVQALRYPYFQVGQVLGPRPGSEIRKATVRTQSRGSSEPKGELQSSSGDSSARTSQGNHPKASSRHHQAPQQPLQQTDHQIDQTSPHDQVINSNTKPSVVVGTGSETSAAVGVKSGRRRWGQTVVKATESWDESEPSETSVSHSKKPSLGSEEEKGPKDHSNAQSKEQKPIYSFSTVTKLPSNIKKGQMDSSLPGSSARQHYLSQSRYLPGLIGKNSVDKEPSGPTLRDLWDNSTNVNSKPLGPIGAGLSVTRVNAEDTDNPSDKSTDKSVLKERIPDSAKGNFVSTKYNLSGGYVPSFQKKEVGSVGQRIQLAPLAGQHTIDLATPDNKNVKPKPSKTKSTSTTPMSENTEDYDGWKRRADKPQMKGQDYSALGKTSGNLLTRGPPVQPVHGRVDWASKYGGNR; from the exons ATGAATCGCTACACGCAGCTGAAGCAGTTGGGAGATGGCACTTATGGCAGCGTGCTGATGGGGAAAAGCAACGAGTCGGGAGAACTGGTGGCCATCAAGAG AATGAAGAGGAAGTTTTATTCGTGGGAAGAGTGCATGAATCTGAGAGAAGTAAAG TCCCTGAAGAAGCTGAATCATGCCAACGTGGTGAAGTTAAAGGAAGTCATCAGAGAAAACGACCAcctgtactttgtctttgaataCATGAAAGAAAATCTCTATCAGCTCATGAAGGACAG AAATAAATTGTTCCCTGAATCAGCGATCAGAAACATAAGCTTTCAGATATTACAAGGCCTATCATTTATCCATAAACATG GATTCTTCCACCGGGATATGAAACCTGAAAACCTGCTCTGCATGGGCCCAGAGCTAGTCAAGATAGCCGACTTTGGATTGGCCAGAGAGATCCGCTCCCGCCCCCCATACACGGACTACGTGTCCACAAGATG GTATCGCGCCCCAGAGGTGCTGCTCAGGTCGTCCATCTACAGCTCTCCCATAGACATGTGGGCAGTGGGCTGCATCATGGCTGAGCTCTACACACTTAGGCCTCTATTCCCCGGGAACAGCGAGGTGGACGAGATCTTCAAGATCTGCCAGGTTCTGGGGACAGTCAAGAAG TCTGACTGGCCAGAGGGATACCAGCTGGCCTCGGCCATGAACTTCCGCTTCCCTCAGTGTGTGCCCACCCACCTGAAGACCCTCATCCCCAACGCCAGCACAGAGGCCATCACCCTGATGAAGGACCTGCTCATGTGGGATCCTAAGAAAAGACCCACGGCCGTGCAG GCTCTGCGGTACCCTTACTTCCAGGTGGGTCAGGTGTTGGGGCCTCGGCCCGGTAGTGAGATACGCAAGGCCACGGTGAGGACTCAATCCCGAGGCTCATCAGAGCCCAAAGGTGAGCTGCAGTCCTCTTCAGGAGACTCCTCTGCCCGGACGTCTCAGGGCAACCACCCCAAAGCTTCCAGCAGACACCACCAGGCCCCCCAACAGCCCCTCCAGCAGACAGACCATCAGATTGACCAGACATCTCCACATGACCAAGTCATTAACTCCAACACG AAGCCATCTGTCGTGGTGGGGACTGGGAGTGAGACCAGTGCAGCGGTGGGTGTGAAGAGCGGGCGGAGGCGCTGGGGCCAGACAGTGGTAAAGGCAACAGAGAGCTGGGATGAGTCAGAACCTTCTGAGACCTCTGTGTCCCACTCCAAGAAACCCAGCCTTGGATCAGAGGAGGAGAAGGGCCCTAAGGACCATAGTAATGCACA ATCCAAAGAGCAAAAACCGATATACTCCTTCAGCACTGTTACTAAGTTACCAAGCAATATTAAGAAGGGCCAAATGGACTCCAGTCTCCCGGGCTCCTCAGCAAGACAACATTACCTTAGTCAATCAAGATATCTGCCTG GGTTGATCGGCAAGAACTCTGTAGACAAGGAGCCCAGTGGGCCGACACTCCGAGATCTGTGGGACAACTCCACCAATGTCAACAGTAAACCCCTCGGCCCCATTGGAGCTGGTTTGTCCGTCACCAGAGTCAACGCAG AAGACACTGATAACCCTTCTGATAAATCTACGGATAAATCTGTTCTAAAAGAAAGAATACCTGATTCAGCTAAAG GAAACTTTGTCAGTACAAAGTACAATCTGTCTGGAGGTTATGTTCCCTCCTTTCAGAAGAAAGAGGTTGGCTCTGTGGGTCAAAGGATCCAGCTTGCTCCTCTTGCCGGCCAGCACACAA TTGATCTTGCTACTCCTGATAACAAAAATGTCAAACCAAAACCTTCAAAGACAAAGTCCACTTCCACCACGCCCATGAGTGAAAACACTGAAG
- the mak gene encoding serine/threonine-protein kinase MAK isoform X6, whose protein sequence is MKPENLLCMGPELVKIADFGLAREIRSRPPYTDYVSTRWYRAPEVLLRSSIYSSPIDMWAVGCIMAELYTLRPLFPGNSEVDEIFKICQVLGTVKKSDWPEGYQLASAMNFRFPQCVPTHLKTLIPNASTEAITLMKDLLMWDPKKRPTAVQALRYPYFQVGQVLGPRPGSEIRKATVRTQSRGSSEPKGELQSSSGDSSARTSQGNHPKASSRHHQAPQQPLQQTDHQIDQTSPHDQVINSNTKPSVVVGTGSETSAAVGVKSGRRRWGQTVVKATESWDESEPSETSVSHSKKPSLGSEEEKGPKDHSNAQSKEQKPIYSFSTVTKLPSNIKKGQMDSSLPGSSARQHYLSQSRYLPGLIGKNSVDKEPSGPTLRDLWDNSTNVNSKPLGPIGAGLSVTRVNAEDTDNPSDKSTDKSVLKERIPDSAKGNFVSTKYNLSGGYVPSFQKKEVGSVGQRIQLAPLAGQHTIDLATPDNKNVKPKPSKTKSTSTTPMSENTEDYDGWKRRADKPQMKGQDYSALGKTSGNLLTRGPPVQPVHGRVDWASKYGGNR, encoded by the exons ATGAAACCTGAAAACCTGCTCTGCATGGGCCCAGAGCTAGTCAAGATAGCCGACTTTGGATTGGCCAGAGAGATCCGCTCCCGCCCCCCATACACGGACTACGTGTCCACAAGATG GTATCGCGCCCCAGAGGTGCTGCTCAGGTCGTCCATCTACAGCTCTCCCATAGACATGTGGGCAGTGGGCTGCATCATGGCTGAGCTCTACACACTTAGGCCTCTATTCCCCGGGAACAGCGAGGTGGACGAGATCTTCAAGATCTGCCAGGTTCTGGGGACAGTCAAGAAG TCTGACTGGCCAGAGGGATACCAGCTGGCCTCGGCCATGAACTTCCGCTTCCCTCAGTGTGTGCCCACCCACCTGAAGACCCTCATCCCCAACGCCAGCACAGAGGCCATCACCCTGATGAAGGACCTGCTCATGTGGGATCCTAAGAAAAGACCCACGGCCGTGCAG GCTCTGCGGTACCCTTACTTCCAGGTGGGTCAGGTGTTGGGGCCTCGGCCCGGTAGTGAGATACGCAAGGCCACGGTGAGGACTCAATCCCGAGGCTCATCAGAGCCCAAAGGTGAGCTGCAGTCCTCTTCAGGAGACTCCTCTGCCCGGACGTCTCAGGGCAACCACCCCAAAGCTTCCAGCAGACACCACCAGGCCCCCCAACAGCCCCTCCAGCAGACAGACCATCAGATTGACCAGACATCTCCACATGACCAAGTCATTAACTCCAACACG AAGCCATCTGTCGTGGTGGGGACTGGGAGTGAGACCAGTGCAGCGGTGGGTGTGAAGAGCGGGCGGAGGCGCTGGGGCCAGACAGTGGTAAAGGCAACAGAGAGCTGGGATGAGTCAGAACCTTCTGAGACCTCTGTGTCCCACTCCAAGAAACCCAGCCTTGGATCAGAGGAGGAGAAGGGCCCTAAGGACCATAGTAATGCACA ATCCAAAGAGCAAAAACCGATATACTCCTTCAGCACTGTTACTAAGTTACCAAGCAATATTAAGAAGGGCCAAATGGACTCCAGTCTCCCGGGCTCCTCAGCAAGACAACATTACCTTAGTCAATCAAGATATCTGCCTG GGTTGATCGGCAAGAACTCTGTAGACAAGGAGCCCAGTGGGCCGACACTCCGAGATCTGTGGGACAACTCCACCAATGTCAACAGTAAACCCCTCGGCCCCATTGGAGCTGGTTTGTCCGTCACCAGAGTCAACGCAG AAGACACTGATAACCCTTCTGATAAATCTACGGATAAATCTGTTCTAAAAGAAAGAATACCTGATTCAGCTAAAG GAAACTTTGTCAGTACAAAGTACAATCTGTCTGGAGGTTATGTTCCCTCCTTTCAGAAGAAAGAGGTTGGCTCTGTGGGTCAAAGGATCCAGCTTGCTCCTCTTGCCGGCCAGCACACAA TTGATCTTGCTACTCCTGATAACAAAAATGTCAAACCAAAACCTTCAAAGACAAAGTCCACTTCCACCACGCCCATGAGTGAAAACACTGAAG